CAAGATAATGTGACTAGTTTACGAACACTTTCAACCAAATATATGTTTTGTTATCTGGATTATAGTTGCTGGATGGTAAGAAGACGTCATCAGAGAGACTTTACTATAAAGATCAACCTTAACCTATAAATGTGAGAGGGACACATCCCGCCCCCAATGGATTGGGAGACGTAGACATGTAGACATAGACACAGACAGGATCTTCATTTTGTCTGTACAACTAATTTTGGCAGTTTTCTTACGTTGACTAATATAAAGAGTCCCAATGCATTCTACACAGTCATTTAACATCAGTCGTGCAATCAAAAGTGAAACATGGTTAAACACAACAGTTAAACAGCATAAACAGCAGTAATGTGTTCCTTGTAGTTCTTGCTTCTTCTTACCAAATTCAATAAAGGAGTAAGGCCGGGAAACTGTGGGAACCCTCTTTCCATGCTGCTCGTGAAACTCTGCCTGCAGGTCTTCTAGGTAAGCGAAGGCCAGCTTCTTGGGAAAGCTGGCTTCACACAGCACAAGGTAGCACACACCTTTCTCTATGAAATAGCTGCAGATAGGACCAAGACagtgatattaaaatattacattcaTGTTTCATGCTTGAGCTACAAATCATGTACCTGGCATAATTGTTGCAAACCGTCAAGAAGCCATTACAGACGTAATTAGGGGTTGACTGAGATGGCTTTTTCGATGGCTGATGCAGATGCTGACCTTTAGAGAGCATAGAGGCTGATGGCAGATTTATAACGTCAACatgctgtagtttttttttttcttttttatcagaTAAAATACAGCTATTTAATAGTCAGGCTGCAGAGACTGCACCAGAAACACCataactgtattttcagatcTGCTAATCTCACTCACTCGCTGCTCTCAAAATCACTTACATAGGGTGTATCCAGATCATCTTTTACAGTCATACCCAGTAATTTTCATTTGCATATGCACATTAAAATGCTCCCAGTATAAGCTGCAAATATCTgctgacattttttaattaatcgGCTAACAGGAGTGCAGATATCAGCTGATGCCACTTAAATAGTAATGTCAAATAATCGGTCTGATTAATTGATCGACTGAGCAGGTCGACCACTATGTCAGTTActgttttttttgcatattaCTTCATACTCACTGAAATGCCATTGAACCAGCCTCTAACGTGCAACGTGTGGGACTCTGGTCGTTGAGTTTCCTGAAAAGCTGCTTAGCTTGACTCTGATATTGCTGAAGATCCCGGCCCAactaaacagatttaaaaaaaacaaaacaaaacaaaaaaaaaaaaactgtatttataacGAGTCACATGTCACACAGAAAATATGGTGTTAAATCAGTGCAAGAATCTGACGTCTGAATGCCACATTAGAAGGCAGAGTTAGAGAAGacataaatatgacaaaaaatgtCTGGTTAGTTGTTTTAAGTGTTTGAGCCAGACAAAAATATCAACCACCTACAGTCCAGATATCACACTGTTTTCTTGATGGTGTTAATTTCTTGCCCAATGAAGTGTGCTAAAAAATTAACAGTTGGTGTAAAAGGCTACAGACAGACTCAGCAGTGTGATGCCTCATATGagactgtttcttttttttgtggtaTATAAACTGTTTATGATCAGCAATTTGCTGGTACATGGAAATCACTTCGTGGGTGTTGTCAAATCTAGCCATTGGGAGATTCTTTACAATGTGGCATCACAGAAACGTGTACTTTATGAAGGTGAGgtggaaacacaaaacaaaccttttcacTTCCCTTTTTGAAAGCACAAACAGAGAGTGAAGAAAAGATGTTAGGTCACGctcaaacataataaaacaaccTAAGATGTTACAAACGCCATAACATTAGCCACTTTATGGAAGTGGAGATTAGTAGAGTACAACTTTCAGCTCAGGTTTTGTGCATAAATTACAGCGAGCAACTTATCGACATTAATACAATActtgagttttctttttaaatccacTTAAAATACATCcacagaatgtgtttttttaaacatacaaagaTGAGAGAGATGCAGTGGTTTTCAGAAAAGTGCACTAATCTAATCAGAAGGACCATATGGACTGTACCCTGCTAATTGTGATAGATTGAGACTGAGAAGGATCTGGATACCAGAAGCACCTTAAAGTCTGATGTGACATGAAATTAAAAGATAAGGGTCAGTGAAGGAAAGCTAAGATTAGTGTGATGTGATCAGTGTTGTTGGATTCAGCTCTCTAGCTGCAGTATTCTGTACCATTCGAGAACTTACTAGCATGttacctgaaaataaaacatgacaatgTGTTGTCGTAGTATTGGTTGATATGTATCCACTTTAACATACTGAGATGAGAACAGGAAGACATGCTTTTGACCAGGTAGCTATTGCTTTTATTTAGTCCTCACGTCTAATAAGGATGATTCATCATTAGTTTCGGGTACAGCAGGCGTGTCCAATTATGGAATACAGACAGTATCTGCATTTTGGTGTAAGTATTGGCTTGCTAAGTAAAAGCTTGTTTCACAAAACACACTGGTGAAGTTGTGCAATGCTCAAATGATTTGAAACAGCATCTGAATAAGGTCAGAGTTGACACACTGCAAATCTGTTCTCACTGAGGAATGAGTCAGGCACTGTAGGTAAATAAAAGGCTGCTAACGTGTAGATAAACAGGCCTACTGCAGGGCGAAGCCACTTATCACCTAGTCATACTAAACGGGCCGGTTAAGTTGCCTGTGGTCGAGTCCAGGTCGAGTCCAGGTCCAGGAAACGTGGAGGAAAATCTTCCTTCTGAGTTTTGGACTCACCGCGGCTCGGCTCGCTAGCAAACGTGTCGCTACGGCATTTGaacacttttcatttcattcacagCAGAAGCCCGTGACGATAAGCAGAAAGACGGAGAGGCTAAAAGAGAAAGAGCTCAAATATCAACCTGCTCGTCCTCCTGCATCGAAGCGGCCAGCGGCAGCCCGTCGGCCAGCCGAGCGATCATCGTCAGCAGCACCATCTCTCCGCGGTGTACCGGTGTTTCTGCTCGGCCCACTAAATGTTACAGGTGACTGGTACCACTGTTTGACAAGCTGGAAACTGACAACACCACAGCACTGACGCGCTGAGCTGGCCGGAAACGCAAGAGCTTTGTGTGTCACAGCGACGTCGTTCCTGCCTATTCATATGCGGAACCAAGTAGTCGAACAGAAGGTTCCGGAtcccctttttctttctatGCTGACTAATTAAAGTGTCTGTGTTCATAAACTACTCGTTTAAGACAGAGAAAAACGTCTTTATGTTGGATAGATATACAGAGCTGTATCTTATATGACAATTGGAAACAATATGccaattattttaataactgtATCAGAGGAGAGACTTTCAGAGCCTATGGCTCTTAAACAACTACAGACTTCATgaacatacatttacaaatattatgagtgaacatgataaaaaacacaaaagtaggATTTAATATATAGGTGTGGCATTATACTGCATTTGTGTCTAATGTAGCCACTGgaattttatatataatgtattctaattttctttaatttatttacaaagtgTTTATTTGAGAAGCATCTTAAATATTATCACTTTagcagttttactttatttttttgcaaatagTTATGCTCCACGTGCTTTATGTTATAGAAAAAAGgaggaacatttaaaaaacaggcaaataacataaaaatactgTTCCAGTAAATCCCTTCTGTGCAGAAATAAGGAACCACCAGAAGTTTTTCTAGTGGTTGTAGTAGCGAGGAGTAGACAGGAGGGGGCAGTATCGTTTACTTTCAGGGAAGATAGGTGAGGggatggtatcttccagcttgaTTGAACACATCTTATCAAATCAGCAGCAATAGTAAAGTAAGAAGGACAGAAATTGTTTCAAAACAAGTtcagttatttttactttactggaACGCACAAGCACTCACTGACAGTTCAGCTGTGAAGCAGCATCTTGCAGAGACTGATACTTTACATCTCTATCACTCGTCTGAATATATGTCCAAACTGTGGTCAGATGAGTTATATAAAGACgcagagagaatgaaaggacTTTCTTGATCATGAAAGAGTTCAACAGGCCTCTCCTGACCTCTGAGTGTTGGGACTGGTGAAAACAGAATGATTCAGGTGGCATATCCACCGGGAGTCACTGTCACAGGCTGCGGCCTGACACAACTGACACACACTAAGTGACCCTCTGGCATCTGCTGTGTGGCATGTCTTCTGCCCGGCTAATGATTTGTGGGTCTGATGAGACTAAGGACatgtaaaaaaagaagtgtGTCCCTTCATAGGATAATTCATATCATTGTAAGGTGTCTTTATGGCGCGAAACAGTACAATGAAGAGCTATAGACTCCATCACAAGTGATTGTTAAGACTGATGCATTAatctttaaaagcattttactgttgtagtAGCTTGAGGGGGTATAGTAACTACTTTTCTTGCAGTTTATTGTGGTGGTTTACAGCTTTTAGTGACAAGGGCCACCAACTACAACTGGTTTAATCTTGTTTGCTCgctgtgtttttaatctgtgaAATAAGATCTACCCAATAAATGTAGCTGgataaaaagacaacatttcCATCTAAGATTGAATTTGGGTGCAGCTAAATATTAAGATAAGACATAATTTAATAAGTTTAATAAGTGACCTTTTGATTTAAATTAGATTGTTTGAGAATCTGTACCAAGCTTACAGTTCATTACTGAATTTTGCAAACCATCCACTGATGATGTCTGTAAATAACAATGACAATGTGAACACAGTTTGGGTCTGAGGACTCTaatcacacaaatacagaatactCCTTAAAGGTGAAGTGTAAACTATAATCTGTCGATGGATAGTTTAAGAATCCAAAGCTAGAGAGcaggaacaaaaacaatgcagaaatgACAGTTAATTAGAAACCACATGACACACTCACTGGCATGGATCGCTCTTTGCTGTCTCAACATAAACCAATGTTGTTTTAACGTTCTTGCAAAAATGTGgctttgtgattttaaaacttttcaGGAAGGGAGCAAAACACTGAGACATGAATCAGTATGAAACAATGTGGAtcaacacatttattatcaAGAAATTTGTGAttgtaataatacagtaaagATCCATTACACAGTGTACTTCCCTTTTTATGCCATTtagaaacaatacattttttaacaacaaagaaacaaatgctAAATCTAAATTGCTAATGGTTTAATCAGCGTATTTTGGAGTGTCAGGCACTACTATGTAATTTcataaaacagcatttacacTGTATTAATGCCCCCTTTGCTTTCATTATCCTCCCTCTGATGAGCTCAGCTCAAGTTGCTCAACTTTACTGCAGCAAGATTTTCAAGGTAGAAAAAGGTTTAATATCGTTTATGGAAATGAGGGAGGAAAATATAGAGTTTAAGGAATCATCTAAATCAGTAAAAGATAATAAACGTAATAACAGACTAGTTCCCAAAATGAAGAATTGCTGCCACATTTCCCAAGGGAATGGCAGTAACTGTTATTGCACATCGTTTCTAAAACAATAAGCATTGAGATTAATATATTTGATCAGGTTTTACAATTTTACGAATGGAAAGATTAACTAAAAGAATGCTTTAAAATTTGTTACTACACTATAAGCGATGTATTAAGCAAAGATTTATCCAAGTATGATTTTGGATTGATTATGAAAATGTGGCAGTTTACAGTCCgtttaaatgcaaaatacaaatgACTCAATAGTTTGCTGAATCCACCATAGTCTGAGTGTGACTAAAACATTAGTAACAGGAACTAGGATGGTGCAGAGACTAAGGGCATAGAAGAATCAGCACTCAGGAAAAATGCTGTGATATTTCTGTGCAATACACAGACACTGTTCATGTGGACACGGCATTACAGGCAGTCGAGGGGGCCCCAGATTCAAGCCTGACAGCTCAATCATCAGCTGCTTGTTCACTCCCACATCAAAGcctgttattaataaaaaacacaggtgTAAAGGTAGAGAAAGATTgtaatgtcttttctttatttgtctgtaACATGATAACATATATGAACTATCACTCACCACGTTTCTGAGCATAACTCAGAAGCTCTTGCATCTTGAACTGCTCATTGAAATTAGaccaagagggaaaaaaaaataattaaaaatgaaagcaaatgatTAAAAGATAAGTTGAGATCAACAGCAAGGAGACACGCAGTACCTGTATTCTTCTGGCTTGGACAATGTCGCCTTTATCAAACGCTGATATGAGCTCGTTGACATGACATCCCATATAATTATATGTACTGtcaagagagaaagaaatagcAATGTACAATACAAGTAAAATGAttagcagagagaaagaaaggaggcaGATTATTATGCATATCCAAGATCAAAGACTGACCTGCCAACTGCTCCGTGTGCTCCCAGAGCCAGAGCTGCTAGGAGTTGCTGAGGAGAAATGAAAGATGTGTTTTAGATAAGGTTGGAgtcacaaaatataattttgcaGTAGGAGCAACTATAGCACAAACAGATGGACCAAAACAGATCGGGGGTCGGGGTGGTGGGGGTCTGACCTCGTCTACACCGTAGAGAACTGACCAGCGAGGCTGGCTGTAGCTGACACACTGACCAAGGTCCATCAGGTCGACCCCACTGAATTTCACTCCACTGAATGAGGGAATGAGCTCCTCGATACCTTCCAACACATCACTCGCCAGCACTGAAACCAACACGACCATTTCACATTCAGTACGGCATCAGGAAAGACTGTTAGCTGCAAAATAAGTCATGAACAGCGCTCACCATTGACGCCAGTGACAGCAGGAATATGATAATAATAGAAGGGCAGGGTTGGAGCAGCTAAAGCCACTTCATGGAGGAACATCTTCAATGGTTCTGAAGCaggatgagaaagaaagaaatgtggttAAATCCTGATTTGGCTTTTTAACTAAGCTTGGTAAGAACAGTAACGACTTGTGAATGAGTCGTTAAAGTGACTGatgtttcatttgaaaatgaaaattactaaaatcatctttttttacctgcagtgcTGGGCTTGAAGAAGGAGGGGGCAATGACTGCAATCCCATCTGCCCCAATCTGTGCTGCATGGCCAGCCTGGAGTGGTAGAgggtaaacaaaacaacaaaaagtgagGCAATTTGTAGCTACTGCTATAATAGCTCAGTAATCACTTGATTAAAATAAGATCTTTCTCACTGACTACACTGTAGTGTTATGTGCTCAGGTTTACCACTGAACTTTAACCAtaactgtgtctttttctgaCATCTGAGTATTTCTAGGAAACTCTGTTGTACAGTGAAAAAGGCATTACACAAGCAGTTGTCAGTGTTTAagccaaaacaataaaatgcaatagatattttgtgtttttagtgggTGTGTAACGTTCtgtctattttcttttttgtactaATAGTAACTGTTTCTGTCTGCCAAAAATCAATTAACTGAGACACTGAAAGGACAAAATGCAGTAAATCTATGACTGAACTAAACTTGTTTACTATGTGATGACACATAACCTCCTTTTGATTGAAGGATTGTCTGTTACTGTGGAATTTGGATGAGGTCCAGGGGGATGTTTCATGAAGGATGCTCAGAAAAACAGGTATTAATCTGTCAGTATAGTCCTGTCTGAACAGGGCGGCTGTGTCCAAGTAACTATACCAAACTGCCATTCACGCCCACTTCACACAGCGATTTGCCAGAAGTGTGGAGGTGAGAAAATAAGCTGGGTTTCAACTGCTCTCTGCATTTAATTCTTCAACTATTTTAGTCACTTTTCTTCTATTCGTGCACGTTTCATGAATGCCTCCCAGTAAGGCACAATCTGAAaatactaaccctaaccccattagttgcagagtgagcgctctttccactctgttcaatagtacagcttgacgtattttctccgtcggtaaattaaactagtttagtttccacagtaaaaccaactggttcatgtatatgctgagtgtgctttatacgtttgtgccttggaaagcatttgtctttgtaagtattaacatgtttattatcattagaagtttgttagttgttacctgttacatgtgataaattacgtgtgcgtgttattgtaattagcttcattcaagtcaagctagcgtgtgaGAGTataacataccaaatgtgtaacgatgtgtattatttgttaatttagtttctttcagttacataaagaaaagataggataaaatgtagttgagagcaatgtactcctcagttcacaactccagtaaagacaagaaaccgcaccattgattcattaatgttaaattctctcGCTGctgttctactgcgtgactgatcgacttgagtttaaactctgcgtTGTAAGCGTGTCTCTTATTAGGAGCCATTTTGGggtctttgcacaaacacacaaatggaaatgaaacggcACATTTGGCACAgtcatatatcccagcatgcaccgcgCGCTACTTCTTCTACGAGGGAAAATGGAGTCGGTGGCTGCTTACcggctcaatattgatccatatataaggcgcaccggattataaggcgcactgtcggcttttgagaaaattgaaggcttttaggtgcgccttatagtgcggaaaatacggtacacGTAATATGTATTTAACATATACTATGAAGaataaaagtatgaaaatgAACCAAACTAAATCACTTTAATTAACAGTCTAGTTAACAGTAAAGAAGCTTTCTGTAACAACCTAGACTCAGGGTTTCCTGAAGATAAGCCTGATTAAGTAAATCAACTCACCAGTTCTTGGGAATCTTTAAGATTCATACAGCCAACATGCACAATCACCTGATCCATTCTGTAGAGACAAACACATGGAGGAAAGGTCGCATTAAACTCCACATAACAACATAACAATTCAGACCAAGAGGCTGTGTGATGACTTACTTTCCCTTGGCTTTCTGACACCATTCCTCTGCCAGGATCTTCCTCTCTGCAACACTAAGTGACATGCTTTCTCCAGTGGTGCCATTTACTGTAAGCAAGTaaagtattttcttatttacagaGAAATTTCCACAAATGTCTATACTAAAAGGAACGTAAAGAGAAAGAGCCAACTGTCTCTAATGAATCACCATTCACAAAACATATGaccagagaaaataaaagcaaaagtctTAACTACTGTATACAGCAAAGCTTAAGATTTCAAGCTTAAGGAAAAGAAACATCTGCTTGAAACTATTCACAGGGGGTTTGACAATCAGAACAGCTGAGCGTGCAATAGGTGCCACGACAAAACAATTTAATGGATGACGAGTAGTGATGCAGACAATGACAGTGAgatgaggaggaaagaaaatgtgatgagGCACAAAGATCAGCACACACGTCCTCTGCTGGGTATAGATAGAGCCAGTCCACGAAATTACACGTTAACACAAGGAGAAGCTCAGTTTGAACGAGGAAGATTTGGAAAGTGTTAAGATGCAACAGTCACGTTTGACACACTGGAAACTTGGTCATATCATGCAGGGAAAAGGGGAAAGCATTGTATCTTTGACTAagttttcacagtgtttctgtttcaaggacagtttttaaaaataaccagTTTGACACCAGAGCCTCAGACAAAGTTATACTAATATATTCCTATTTGGACAGAAAGGCCAGATAAAACAGTGTAAACTAAAGCATTAACCACAGTACAAATCTAAACTTGAATGATATGGTTTGAAGCACACATGATACAGTGAAGCAATAATTTTCAATGACAGCTAAACTGAGTTAAGTTAATTAACAATTAGATTGAAAGAGGCGCTACATCGTCCAAATTCAAAGCTAttaaaccagaaaaaaacagaaatgatgttACCATGGTTAAAAGAGGGATAAACATGAAGTATTTCTACAAACCAACAGGGTTAAAACATGTCACATGGGTTGATTGATTCAGCTGGGAACACAGactattacaaaaaaaaaggaagaatcCACTTGTGAACTTACCAAATATGTTATTTACACCTTGCTTCTCTGTCAAGTAGTCAATATAACGTCCAATCTCTTTTAGGTTGATTTCACTGTTTTGGGAGAATGTGAGAAATGTAGGCCCACACATTTGGAGAAAAGGATACGAACCAGTGTATAAAGGGCTACTCCACACCTACATGATGGCCATGCTTTTTAGATATCTCCACACTCATTTCTCACTTTCAACTTTTCACAGAGGAACTCAACGTGTTACACTCAGACACCAAACACATCATTCAGCCAGTGCTgcattcaataataataataataaatttatttatagagcacttttctaaacatatgttacaaagtgcttcacaagacagacaagaaacacatgtagcccaacaagatcaatcAAAATCAAGcattcaaggaaaaaaaaaaacagatgcagggaaactgtttttaaaagctACTTACCCTTGTGTGGTGAGTGGAGTAAATGTAGCTGCAACCAGTCCTGTCAACTTTCTTTCGGCAGCAGGAGCCATGAGTGACATAACAAcctgacaaagacacagacatacatgttatgaaagggaaaaaagaaaggaagtgaaagaaaatgctgcaaaagaaaaacacagcgaTTAAAAGCTGTCACCTCAGATAAAATTTACCATCACGCTATCTTGATAAAAATGTAACTTAACTCATAAACAGTGCATCACACATCTATATAATACACAG
This genomic window from Anabas testudineus chromosome 4, fAnaTes1.2, whole genome shotgun sequence contains:
- the sec22bb gene encoding vesicle-trafficking protein SEC22b-B, with product MVLLTMIARLADGLPLAASMQEDEQLGRDLQQYQSQAKQLFRKLNDQSPTRCTLEAGSMAFHYFIEKGVCYLVLCEASFPKKLAFAYLEDLQAEFHEQHGKRVPTVSRPYSFIEFDTYIQKTKKSYIDSRARRNLGSINTELQDVQRIMVANIEEVLQRGEALSALDSKASNLSSLSKKYRSDAKYLNTRSTYAKLAAGGVFFIMLIVYVRFWWL
- the LOC113150786 gene encoding N-acetylneuraminate lyase-like, which gives rise to MSLMAPAAERKLTGLVAATFTPLTTQGEINLKEIGRYIDYLTEKQGVNNIFVNGTTGESMSLSVAERKILAEEWCQKAKGKMDQVIVHVGCMNLKDSQELAGHAAQIGADGIAVIAPSFFKPSTAEPLKMFLHEVALAAPTLPFYYYHIPAVTGVNVLASDVLEGIEELIPSFSGVKFSGVDLMDLGQCVSYSQPRWSVLYGVDEQLLAALALGAHGAVGSTYNYMGCHVNELISAFDKGDIVQARRIQFKMQELLSYAQKRGFDVGVNKQLMIELSGLNLGPPRLPVMPCPHEQCLCIAQKYHSIFPEC